The following proteins are co-located in the uncultured Draconibacterium sp. genome:
- a CDS encoding M14 family metallopeptidase, which translates to MLKKLFNLLLSGFLLFSGNQLTAQTESAFNKYHTNDEIQKMLQKLESKQVKLHTIAESPGGQAITVLEIGADLKDVPAVFVGANFEGNVPLASEGAMYLAQMLLDSSVYTQNVKWYIMPQPNPDAAAGYFADVKYARSVNDYSINNDADEATNEDGFDDLNGDGLITKMRVKDLEGSYIISKHNALIMDKADGKKGERGEYKLYSEGIDNDGDGEYNEDGEGGINIGIAFPHLFPYGNDEAGLYTGQSPEVYGIMRFIFDRPEIAMVYTLGTSNFCAVPPKGGRKGGANLEKIKIPARYGRMFDVDVSKTYTMDEVIELFKAFVPAGMEVTPSMVAGYLGLGAAVNPQDDDLVFYKKYSEDYKKYLKAKKFNTETLDPAPAKDGSFELWAYYHLGVPSFSMNLFSIPKVKEEKAEGGESVSMDKVEKMSTEDFIALGNEKIDAFLKANNAPDKFKAEGVVKMMESGRVTPKQMVGMLKEMPKPEKEGELSEKDKALLAYSEKELGGKGFVEWTKVKHPKFGEVEVGGYVPYLETTPKPESIDSLAKVQLPWLLQLSTRLPKLEIESQKITEMGGGIYKLEIFVANNGDLSYPISMGDRNKQPAPVILILDGDFSLLEGKKRTQVGTLGANQVKKLSWLIQKGKNNTATATLQSVVFTDDVKQFNIGG; encoded by the coding sequence ATGCTAAAAAAACTGTTTAATCTGCTGTTATCCGGATTTCTCCTTTTTTCGGGAAATCAGCTGACAGCTCAAACTGAATCTGCGTTCAACAAATATCACACGAACGACGAGATTCAGAAAATGTTACAAAAACTGGAAAGCAAGCAAGTAAAGTTGCATACCATTGCTGAGAGTCCGGGAGGACAAGCAATTACTGTTCTTGAAATTGGCGCTGACTTAAAAGACGTTCCTGCAGTTTTTGTTGGAGCAAACTTCGAAGGCAATGTGCCCCTGGCAAGCGAAGGCGCAATGTATCTGGCACAAATGTTACTCGACTCGAGTGTCTATACCCAAAATGTGAAGTGGTACATTATGCCACAACCCAATCCGGATGCTGCTGCCGGTTATTTTGCCGACGTAAAATACGCGCGAAGTGTAAACGATTATTCAATTAACAACGATGCCGATGAAGCCACAAATGAAGACGGATTTGATGACTTAAACGGCGATGGATTGATTACCAAAATGAGGGTAAAAGATTTGGAAGGATCGTATATCATTTCGAAACACAATGCCTTGATAATGGACAAAGCCGATGGGAAAAAAGGGGAACGCGGCGAATATAAACTATACAGCGAAGGTATTGATAACGATGGCGATGGTGAATACAACGAAGATGGCGAAGGAGGTATTAATATAGGAATTGCCTTTCCTCATTTATTCCCGTACGGTAACGATGAAGCCGGCTTATACACAGGACAATCGCCTGAAGTTTACGGAATTATGCGCTTTATTTTCGACCGTCCCGAAATTGCAATGGTGTATACTTTAGGCACATCAAACTTTTGTGCAGTTCCGCCCAAAGGTGGTCGTAAAGGAGGTGCTAACCTCGAAAAGATAAAGATACCGGCCCGCTACGGCAGAATGTTTGATGTGGATGTTTCAAAAACCTATACCATGGACGAGGTAATTGAGTTATTTAAAGCCTTTGTTCCGGCCGGAATGGAAGTAACTCCATCGATGGTAGCCGGATACCTGGGTTTGGGTGCTGCTGTTAATCCGCAAGATGATGATCTTGTATTTTACAAGAAATACTCGGAAGACTATAAAAAATATCTGAAAGCTAAAAAATTCAATACTGAAACGCTGGACCCTGCTCCTGCAAAAGATGGGTCCTTTGAACTTTGGGCTTATTATCATTTGGGTGTGCCATCTTTTAGTATGAATTTGTTTTCGATACCAAAAGTAAAAGAAGAAAAAGCAGAAGGCGGAGAATCCGTTTCGATGGATAAGGTTGAAAAAATGAGTACAGAAGATTTTATCGCTTTAGGCAACGAAAAAATTGATGCATTTTTAAAAGCAAATAATGCGCCTGACAAATTCAAGGCCGAAGGTGTTGTTAAAATGATGGAATCGGGACGAGTTACACCCAAACAAATGGTTGGTATGTTAAAAGAAATGCCTAAACCTGAAAAAGAAGGTGAACTCAGCGAAAAAGACAAAGCATTACTCGCCTATTCTGAAAAAGAATTGGGAGGAAAAGGTTTTGTTGAATGGACCAAAGTGAAACATCCTAAGTTTGGAGAAGTTGAAGTTGGAGGATATGTTCCTTACCTGGAAACCACTCCAAAACCAGAAAGTATTGATTCGCTGGCAAAAGTTCAACTCCCGTGGTTGCTTCAGTTGTCAACCAGGTTGCCAAAGCTTGAAATCGAAAGTCAGAAAATTACCGAAATGGGCGGCGGAATTTACAAGCTTGAAATATTTGTAGCCAACAACGGCGATCTTTCGTATCCTATTTCAATGGGAGACCGGAATAAACAGCCTGCTCCGGTTATTTTGATACTGGATGGAGATTTTAGTTTGCTTGAAGGCAAGAAACGCACACAGGTTGGAACTTTAGGTGCCAATCAGGTTAAAAAACTTTCGTGGTTAATTCAAAAAGGAAAGAACAATACCGCAACGGCAACTTTACAATCGGTAGTATTCACCGATGATGTTAAACAATTTAATATTGGAGGCTAA
- a CDS encoding M14 family metallopeptidase — MIRNIFLFLILFSISLAGKASGEGKIEVPLRFDRYYDYDDVVTALEVLHAAYPELTKLDVVGESEEGRKIYALTINNAKTGEELSKPGVYVDGNIHGNEIQAGEVCLYYANMLLTKYGKNDKITKAVDRNAHYILPVVNVDGRYHFFADAHTPSSSRSIRVAKDDDRDGLFDEDAPDDLDGDGSICQMRIKDPNGNYKADPEDPRIMVRVKPNEKGEYTILGSEGIDNDGDGRFNEDAEGYLDPNRNWPYNWMPPYVQQGAGNFPLSGVGLKAINDYFAERPNIIMNFAFHNSGGMWLRVPAEKSTKIPKSDVDAYDVIGKEAIKITPGYVYMPSYDLYPTYGDTDGQMYFVFGSYSLVGELFMRSQETYKVKEATTPKTEESGNDRNNVERDREQLKFNDNVALGELYKEWKPFNHPVYGEIEIGGWVKMSSRLPHPFMLPELVHRNASVVLLAAENTPEIKMEVFEVKNLDNNLRRVRVRLENKNGLSSMTAQAVKDKIYEIDHLKVSGAKVVAGGKINNYRLNQVTYKENKPEIQFFALPGHSTAEYEFIIEGKGTVTLEYISRKAKNVKTSLKL; from the coding sequence ATGATACGCAATATATTTTTATTTCTGATTCTATTTTCAATTTCACTTGCAGGAAAAGCCAGTGGAGAAGGAAAAATTGAAGTTCCACTCCGTTTTGACAGGTACTATGATTATGATGATGTTGTTACTGCATTGGAAGTGCTGCACGCAGCTTATCCCGAACTAACAAAACTCGATGTGGTTGGCGAAAGTGAAGAGGGACGTAAAATTTATGCTCTTACCATTAACAACGCCAAAACAGGTGAAGAATTAAGTAAACCGGGTGTTTATGTTGACGGAAACATTCACGGAAATGAGATACAAGCCGGCGAGGTATGTTTGTACTACGCAAACATGCTGCTTACAAAATATGGCAAAAACGATAAAATCACCAAAGCGGTAGATCGGAATGCACATTACATACTTCCGGTTGTAAACGTTGATGGTCGCTATCATTTTTTCGCCGATGCACATACTCCAAGCTCCAGCCGCAGTATTCGTGTTGCAAAAGACGACGACCGCGACGGTTTATTTGACGAAGATGCTCCGGATGATTTGGATGGTGACGGAAGTATTTGTCAGATGCGGATAAAAGATCCGAATGGCAACTATAAAGCTGATCCGGAAGACCCTAGAATAATGGTACGTGTAAAACCAAATGAAAAAGGAGAATACACCATTCTTGGTTCAGAAGGAATCGACAACGATGGCGATGGACGTTTTAACGAAGATGCCGAAGGTTATCTCGATCCGAACCGAAACTGGCCATACAACTGGATGCCTCCCTATGTACAACAAGGAGCAGGAAATTTTCCATTGTCGGGAGTAGGCTTAAAAGCCATAAACGATTATTTTGCCGAACGCCCAAATATTATCATGAATTTTGCATTCCATAATTCAGGGGGTATGTGGCTTCGTGTTCCGGCTGAGAAATCGACTAAAATTCCGAAATCAGATGTTGATGCCTACGATGTTATTGGTAAGGAAGCTATAAAAATTACCCCCGGATATGTGTACATGCCCTCGTACGACCTTTACCCAACTTATGGTGATACCGATGGCCAGATGTATTTTGTTTTTGGTTCGTATTCTTTGGTTGGCGAACTTTTTATGCGTAGTCAGGAAACCTACAAAGTAAAAGAAGCTACCACTCCAAAAACTGAAGAATCGGGCAATGACAGAAACAATGTTGAAAGAGACCGGGAGCAGCTTAAATTTAACGACAATGTGGCATTGGGCGAATTGTATAAAGAATGGAAACCATTCAATCATCCGGTTTATGGCGAAATTGAAATTGGGGGTTGGGTGAAAATGAGTTCGCGTTTGCCTCATCCGTTTATGCTACCCGAATTGGTTCACCGAAATGCTTCGGTTGTGCTTTTAGCCGCCGAAAATACTCCCGAAATAAAAATGGAAGTATTTGAAGTTAAAAATCTGGACAACAATTTAAGACGGGTGCGGGTGCGCCTTGAAAACAAAAACGGACTTTCATCGATGACAGCTCAGGCCGTTAAAGATAAAATTTATGAAATAGACCACTTAAAAGTAAGTGGTGCCAAAGTTGTTGCCGGAGGTAAAATAAACAACTATCGCTTAAATCAGGTAACGTACAAAGAGAACAAACCGGAAATTCAATTCTTTGCATTACCCGGTCATAGCACAGCTGAGTACGAATTTATAATTGAAGGGAAAGGAACAGTAACCCTTGAATATATTTCGAGAAAGGCAAAAAATGTAAAAACATCGTTAAAACTGTAA
- a CDS encoding glycoside hydrolase family 78 protein, which translates to MNQLQKFRNFTVLFFVLISFSFSVSAKTQVVKLVCEYHENPIGIDVEHPRFSWQLLSDEKNVMQTAYEIRVASSVSDLSKKNKQLWNSGKVESDISLNVVYGGEALNSFERAYWQVRIWDVKGKVSGWSEPAFWEMGILSPELWTASWITVADESEEKGSKPAQYYRNEFSSSKKVKTAKVYVTSHGLYQLFINGNKVGDQLFTPGWTTYNKRLQYQTYDVTNLLQQKNAIGVILGDGWYRGNIGWSSADGYYGKKLALLFQMKIEYTDGTSEWIESNKDWYSNKGPIVKSDIYNGETYDARLENTAWMNADFDQVGWNSVLEVVQAKDILIAPQGVPVKAIEELKAVKLITTPKGETVFDMGQNMVGWIKIKMTGKKDQEVTLKFAEVLDKDGNFYTANLRSADCTDTYIFGKDGEVTYEPKFTFHGFRFLQLEGFDKVPALEDITGVVIHSEMEPNGTFACNNEMINQLQHNIQWGQKGNFLDVPTDCPQRDERLGWTGDAQVFAPTAGFNFNVAAFYTKWMKDVAADQLENGIIPHVIPDVLNGQGGATGWADVVAVIPWTVYQLYADTRILEQSYPAIVKWVEYMNGRAGDDFLWTDDNHFGDWLAFATTRSDYPGATTEKDLLATAYFYYTTTLTAKIAGIIGKTDDAKKYKSLAGNIKDAFNKEFVTTNGRLVSHTQTAYVLALAFGILPENVVENAGNYLAKDVDKFKHLTTGFLGTPLLCPMLSEIGRDDLAFMLLNRKDYPSWLYPVTQGATTIWERWDGQKPDGTFQDVGMNSFNHYAYGAIGQWLYSHVAGIQVDEKAPAYKHFYLAPHPGGELNEVNATYKSMYGKIASSWKVEGGKMVYNVEIPANTTADVILPNSKVGEINMDENLKSTAKQSGTDATISVGSGTYTFSYPMAE; encoded by the coding sequence ATGAACCAACTTCAAAAATTTCGAAATTTTACTGTACTCTTTTTTGTACTAATTAGTTTTTCGTTTTCAGTTTCGGCCAAAACACAGGTCGTAAAACTGGTTTGCGAATACCACGAGAATCCCATTGGAATCGATGTTGAACATCCTCGGTTTAGCTGGCAACTTTTATCCGACGAAAAAAATGTAATGCAAACTGCCTACGAAATCAGGGTTGCATCGTCTGTATCTGATCTATCTAAAAAAAATAAACAGCTTTGGAATTCCGGCAAAGTAGAATCCGATATTTCATTGAACGTGGTTTATGGTGGAGAAGCTTTAAACTCGTTTGAACGTGCTTATTGGCAAGTGCGCATTTGGGATGTCAAAGGAAAGGTAAGCGGTTGGAGTGAACCTGCCTTTTGGGAAATGGGCATTTTAAGTCCTGAACTTTGGACCGCTTCGTGGATTACTGTTGCCGACGAATCGGAGGAAAAAGGATCGAAACCGGCACAATACTACAGAAATGAATTTTCGAGCTCAAAAAAAGTAAAAACAGCAAAGGTTTATGTCACCTCACACGGTTTATATCAACTATTTATTAATGGCAATAAAGTCGGCGATCAGTTGTTTACTCCGGGGTGGACCACTTACAACAAACGTCTGCAGTACCAAACATACGATGTTACAAATTTACTTCAACAGAAAAATGCAATTGGAGTAATACTTGGTGATGGCTGGTACCGCGGTAATATTGGTTGGAGCAGTGCTGACGGCTACTATGGAAAAAAACTCGCTCTTCTGTTTCAGATGAAAATTGAATATACCGATGGAACAAGCGAATGGATTGAAAGCAACAAAGACTGGTATTCGAATAAAGGGCCAATTGTTAAATCGGACATTTACAATGGAGAAACATACGATGCCAGATTGGAGAATACTGCATGGATGAATGCGGATTTCGATCAGGTGGGCTGGAACTCTGTATTGGAAGTTGTACAAGCCAAAGATATTTTAATTGCGCCTCAGGGTGTTCCTGTAAAAGCCATTGAAGAACTGAAGGCTGTAAAGCTGATAACTACTCCAAAAGGTGAAACCGTATTTGACATGGGCCAGAACATGGTAGGCTGGATTAAAATAAAAATGACCGGTAAAAAAGATCAGGAAGTAACATTGAAGTTTGCTGAAGTTTTGGATAAAGATGGTAATTTCTATACTGCAAATCTTCGCTCGGCAGATTGTACTGATACCTATATTTTTGGCAAAGACGGGGAAGTTACTTATGAACCCAAATTTACTTTTCACGGATTTCGATTTTTGCAGCTCGAAGGTTTTGATAAAGTTCCTGCATTGGAAGATATTACCGGTGTTGTAATTCATTCGGAAATGGAACCAAACGGAACTTTTGCCTGCAACAATGAAATGATCAATCAGCTGCAACACAATATTCAGTGGGGTCAAAAAGGAAACTTCCTGGATGTTCCAACCGACTGTCCTCAGCGTGATGAGCGTTTGGGCTGGACCGGAGATGCGCAGGTGTTTGCACCAACAGCAGGATTTAATTTTAATGTGGCTGCTTTTTATACCAAATGGATGAAAGATGTGGCAGCCGATCAGTTGGAAAACGGAATAATACCTCATGTAATTCCTGATGTTTTGAATGGTCAGGGCGGTGCCACCGGTTGGGCGGATGTGGTTGCAGTTATTCCGTGGACCGTGTATCAACTGTACGCCGATACCCGAATTCTGGAACAGAGTTATCCGGCCATTGTAAAATGGGTGGAATATATGAATGGCAGGGCAGGAGACGATTTCCTGTGGACCGATGACAATCATTTTGGAGATTGGCTGGCATTTGCAACAACCCGCTCTGATTATCCGGGAGCCACTACCGAAAAAGATTTGTTGGCAACTGCCTATTTTTATTATACAACTACATTGACAGCAAAAATTGCCGGTATTATTGGAAAAACCGATGATGCAAAAAAATATAAAAGTTTGGCTGGCAATATTAAAGACGCTTTTAATAAAGAATTTGTAACAACAAACGGACGTTTGGTTTCGCATACTCAAACTGCCTATGTTTTGGCTTTGGCTTTTGGAATTCTACCTGAAAATGTGGTTGAAAATGCAGGCAATTACCTGGCAAAAGATGTGGATAAGTTCAAACATTTAACCACCGGATTTTTAGGAACTCCACTACTTTGCCCTATGCTTTCTGAAATTGGACGCGACGACCTGGCTTTTATGTTGCTGAACAGGAAAGATTATCCATCGTGGTTGTATCCGGTTACACAGGGCGCAACTACAATTTGGGAGCGCTGGGATGGTCAAAAACCGGATGGAACTTTCCAGGATGTTGGAATGAACAGTTTTAACCACTATGCTTACGGTGCAATAGGCCAGTGGTTGTACAGTCACGTTGCCGGTATTCAGGTGGATGAAAAGGCACCCGCTTATAAACATTTCTATCTGGCTCCACATCCTGGAGGAGAATTAAACGAGGTAAATGCCACTTACAAATCCATGTATGGCAAAATAGCTTCATCGTGGAAAGTGGAGGGTGGTAAGATGGTTTACAATGTGGAAATCCCTGCCAATACAACAGCAGATGTTATACTTCCTAATTCTAAAGTTGGCGAAATTAACATGGATGAGAACTTAAAATCAACTGCCAAACAAAGCGGAACAGATGCAACCATTTCCGTAGGGTCGGGGACTTATACGTTTAGCTATCCGATGGCGGAATAG